TTTAGAGCTCAGTTGTTGTGCTTTGGGTAAGGCCATGTTTATCCAAACTGCTGGGTGGTGGCATTTAATCTGGGCACCACTCCCAACAAAATCAGACTGTGTAAGGAGCCTGGTAATCGGTTTTAATAAAGTGTCACACTTTCACACTTGGTTAACATCAGGAAAACTAACATTGGTTGCCTTTTATGTTTAGTCACTTGTAAATATAAGTTAAAGTGTGGAATCTTTTAAGACAACATAAGGGGTTTATATAAGAATGTATATGTGGATGTTGTATTGATTACATGATGCTGTTTTGAGGTTTGGATTATTTTTACAATGGAACAACttgattttattccattcttaATTTAGGCACTCAAAATGGTGCAGCGGTTGACATACCGTCGTAGGCTTTCCTACAATACAGCCTCTAACAAAACCAGGCTGtaagtatttctaaaatttaaaatacatattgtcATTATTCATTTACCTTACACAATGCTGACCTGTTGCCTATTTTCACTTCCTAGGTCCCGCACCCCTGGTAACAGAATTGTTTACCTTTATACCAAGAAGGTTGGGAAAGCACCAAAATCTGCATGTGGCGTGTGCCCAGGCAGACTTCGAGGGGTAAGAGTTCTTTTTGATGTTAACAAACATCATCCATGATCCAAATCTTCCAAGAATATAGACCTACTTTTAAGCCAGTGTGAGAGAAATGCAGCAAATGCCCTGAGTCAGTGCGCCATTTCCCTTTTACCTAGTTTACCATTTGCACTTAGTATCTATCAGAATCTatgaaattttctgtttctgttaaaACATCGcaaaataaactaaatattttccttattgCAGGTTCGTGCTGTGAGACCTAAAGTTCTTATGAggttgtctaaaacaaaaaaacatgtcagCAGGGCCTATGGTGGTTCCATGTGTGCTAAATGTGTTCGTGACAGGTAGGTAAAATGTTTTAATGGGCTTGCTTAAGTGACTATGTGTATGTGCATCTATCATGCTATAAACTATTAGACGGATGAAAAAGCAACTCATTTTAAGCCAAAGTTGTGTATTATAGAATCTACAGATCATTGAAGtagtataaatgaataaatgataatCAAATTAATATAGTCAGAATTTGGGGCATCTTTATGCTAGATGTAAAAATTATACGAAACTTGGTTTtgtctcagcgcctgtagcttagtggctagggcgcctgccaaacaacaatgacaactacaacaataaaaaaaatagccgggcgttgggacAGGCActt
This Nycticebus coucang isolate mNycCou1 chromosome 1, mNycCou1.pri, whole genome shotgun sequence DNA region includes the following protein-coding sequences:
- the RPL34 gene encoding 60S ribosomal protein L34 isoform X1; translation: MVQRLTYRRRLSYNTASNKTRLSRTPGNRIVYLYTKKVGKAPKSACGVCPGRLRGVRAVRPKVLMRLSKTKKHVSRAYGGSMCAKCVRDRIKRAFLIEEQKIVVKVLKAQAQSQKAK
- the RPL34 gene encoding 60S ribosomal protein L34 isoform X2, which encodes MVQRLTYRRRLSYNTASNKTRLSRTPGNRIVYLYTKKVGKAPKSACGVCPGRLRGVRAVRPKVLMRLSKTKKHVSRAYGGSMCAKCVRDRLDIQHWPTQISLASSQMFSHCP